The following proteins come from a genomic window of Longimicrobiales bacterium:
- the rpmE gene encoding 50S ribosomal protein L31: protein MKPGIHPDYKEVTVQCACGNNWQTRSTADSIHVEICSVCHPYYTGKQRLMDTAGRVERFQKKWAKQDATAGK from the coding sequence ATGAAGCCCGGCATTCATCCCGATTACAAGGAAGTCACCGTCCAGTGCGCCTGCGGAAACAACTGGCAGACGCGCAGCACGGCTGATTCGATTCACGTCGAGATCTGCTCTGTCTGCCACCCGTACTACACGGGCAAGCAGCGTCTGATGGACACGGCCGGCCGCGTCGAACGCTTCCAGAAGAAGTGGGCGAAGCAGGACGCAACGGCGGGCAAGTAA
- a CDS encoding inositol-3-phosphate synthase: MANNQNIAPATGRLGVLLPGMGAVATTFIAGVEAVRRGMAEPIGSLSQLSHIRLGKRTDDRNPLIRELLPLASLDDIVFGGWDPIPDDAYETVVKAGVLEAKDYEPIADFLKSIQPMPAVFDRKYVKRLDGTNVKKGKNKRDLGEQLREDIRRFKEEKGCERLVMVWCGSTEIFLKPGPQHATLAAFEKAMEENDDAIAPSMIYAWAALQEGVPFCNGAPNLTVDLPAIQELALQKNLPISGKDFKSGQTMMKTILSPGLKARMLGLNGWFSTNILGNRDGAVLDDPDSFKTKEESKLGVLEYTLQPKLYPELYGNVYHKVRIEYYPPRGDNKEGWDNLDIFGWMGYPMQIKVDFLCRDSILAAPLVLDLALFSDLAARAGMSGIQEWLSFYYKSPMTPEGLYPEHDLFIQHMKLKNTLRHLAGEEVVTHLGLDYYE; the protein is encoded by the coding sequence ATGGCCAACAACCAGAACATCGCACCCGCCACCGGTCGTCTCGGTGTGCTGCTTCCCGGCATGGGCGCGGTTGCGACGACGTTCATCGCGGGGGTCGAGGCGGTCCGCCGCGGCATGGCGGAGCCGATCGGCTCGCTCAGCCAGCTCTCGCACATCCGGCTCGGCAAGCGTACCGACGACCGCAACCCGCTGATCCGCGAGCTGCTGCCGCTCGCTTCGCTGGACGACATCGTGTTCGGCGGCTGGGACCCGATCCCGGACGACGCATACGAGACGGTCGTGAAGGCGGGCGTGCTCGAGGCGAAGGATTACGAGCCGATCGCGGACTTCCTCAAGTCGATCCAGCCGATGCCGGCCGTCTTCGACCGGAAGTACGTGAAGCGGCTCGACGGGACCAACGTCAAGAAGGGCAAGAACAAGCGCGACCTCGGCGAGCAGCTGCGCGAGGACATCCGGCGCTTCAAGGAAGAGAAGGGCTGCGAGCGCCTGGTCATGGTGTGGTGCGGCTCGACGGAGATCTTCCTGAAGCCGGGCCCGCAGCACGCGACGCTGGCCGCGTTCGAGAAGGCAATGGAGGAGAACGACGACGCGATCGCGCCGTCGATGATCTACGCCTGGGCCGCACTGCAGGAGGGTGTGCCGTTCTGCAATGGTGCACCGAACCTGACGGTCGACCTCCCGGCGATCCAGGAGCTCGCGCTCCAGAAGAACCTCCCGATCTCGGGCAAGGACTTCAAGAGCGGGCAGACGATGATGAAGACCATCCTCTCGCCCGGGCTCAAGGCGCGCATGCTCGGCCTGAACGGCTGGTTCAGCACGAACATCCTGGGCAACCGCGACGGTGCCGTGCTCGACGATCCGGACTCGTTCAAGACCAAGGAGGAGTCCAAGCTCGGCGTGCTCGAGTACACGCTCCAGCCGAAGCTCTACCCGGAGCTGTACGGCAACGTCTACCACAAGGTCCGCATCGAGTATTACCCGCCGCGCGGTGACAACAAGGAAGGCTGGGACAACCTCGACATCTTCGGATGGATGGGGTACCCGATGCAGATCAAGGTCGATTTCCTCTGCCGCGACTCGATCCTGGCCGCCCCGCTGGTGCTCGACCTGGCCCTCTTCAGCGACCTGGCCGCACGCGCCGGCATGAGCGGCATCCAGGAATGGCTCTCGTTCTACTACAAGAGCCCCATGACGCCCGAGGGCCTCTACCCCGAGCACGACCTGTTCATCCAGCACATGAAGCTGAAGAACACGCTGCGGCACCTGGCGGGTGAAGAGGTGGTGACGCATCTGGGGCTGGACTACTACGAGTAA
- the prfA gene encoding peptide chain release factor 1 yields MSWQDRVPEVQRRFEALTEALADPAVLESRERYAATAREHSELAPVVEAAARWQKARVRLDDVRSVIAAGDDPELVELAEMELEELEAEESRLEAELRRLLVPKDPLSDRAAVVEIRAGTGGDEAGLFAADLFRMYSRYADSRNWKIELVDLSEGERGAYKEVVFIVRGSDAYGDLRNESGVHRVQRVPATESQGRIHTSAATVAVLPEAEDVDVDIREEDLRIDVYRSSGPGGQSVNTTDSAVRITHIPTGVVVTCQDEKSQHKNKAKALQVLRSRLLDAKLAQQEAERSRERKTQVGTGDRSAKIRTYNFPQSRVTDHRIGLTLHSLQDVLNGDLDELIGALKLAREAERLEGAVA; encoded by the coding sequence ATGAGCTGGCAGGATCGGGTGCCTGAGGTGCAGCGTCGCTTCGAGGCGCTGACGGAGGCGCTCGCGGATCCGGCGGTGCTGGAGTCGCGCGAGCGCTACGCGGCGACGGCGCGCGAGCATTCCGAGCTGGCGCCGGTGGTCGAGGCGGCGGCGCGCTGGCAGAAGGCGCGGGTGCGGCTGGACGACGTGCGCAGCGTGATCGCGGCCGGCGACGATCCCGAGCTGGTCGAGCTTGCGGAGATGGAGCTCGAGGAGCTGGAAGCCGAGGAGTCGCGGCTCGAGGCGGAGCTGCGTCGCCTGCTGGTTCCGAAGGATCCGCTCTCCGATCGAGCCGCCGTGGTCGAGATCCGTGCCGGCACCGGTGGCGACGAGGCCGGCCTTTTCGCCGCAGACCTGTTCCGCATGTACAGCCGCTACGCCGACAGCCGCAACTGGAAGATCGAGCTGGTCGATCTGTCTGAGGGCGAGCGGGGCGCGTACAAGGAAGTCGTCTTCATCGTGCGCGGTTCTGACGCCTACGGCGACCTGCGCAACGAGTCGGGCGTGCACCGCGTGCAGCGGGTGCCCGCCACGGAAAGCCAGGGGCGGATCCACACGTCCGCCGCGACGGTCGCGGTGCTGCCGGAAGCGGAGGACGTGGACGTCGACATCCGCGAGGAGGACCTGCGGATCGACGTGTACCGCAGCTCGGGCCCGGGCGGCCAGTCCGTGAACACGACCGACTCGGCGGTGCGCATCACGCACATCCCGACGGGCGTCGTGGTGACCTGCCAGGACGAGAAGTCGCAGCACAAGAACAAGGCGAAGGCGCTGCAGGTGCTGCGCAGCCGACTGCTCGACGCGAAGCTGGCGCAGCAGGAGGCGGAGCGGTCACGCGAGCGCAAGACGCAGGTCGGGACGGGCGATCGCTCGGCGAAGATCCGGACGTACAATTTCCCGCAGAGCCGTGTCACCGATCACCGGATTGGCCTGACCCTGCACAGCCTGCAGGACGTGCTGAACGGTGACCTCGACGAGCTGATCGGCGCGCTCAAGCTGGCGCGTGAGGCGGAGCGGCTCGAGGGCGCAGTCGCCTGA
- the prmC gene encoding peptide chain release factor N(5)-glutamine methyltransferase, with protein MPETALALAQKAAQLLRERGFENARLEAELLLAGVLGVKRLELYTQFDRPINDRELETFRAWVRRRLKHEPLQYITGDVQFRSLRLKVDRRALIPRPETEVLVGVVLEHLQRQTTSVPRVLDLGTGTGAIALAILAEHPAATAVATDVSLDALALAGENAALTGHTGRIELLHGDLWDAVPDERFDVVVSNPPYVAEREAADLAPEVREWEPGSALFAAADGLAVLERIVDGAAAHLQPGGLLALELGLGQAEAVAARIDATRAFETARITQDLAGRPRIVSAVRAPAEDNE; from the coding sequence TTGCCCGAAACGGCGCTCGCCCTGGCGCAGAAGGCCGCGCAGCTCCTGCGCGAGCGCGGCTTCGAGAATGCGCGGCTCGAGGCCGAGCTGCTGCTGGCCGGCGTGCTCGGCGTGAAGCGGCTCGAGCTGTACACGCAGTTCGACCGGCCGATCAACGACCGGGAGCTGGAAACGTTCCGCGCCTGGGTGCGACGGCGACTGAAGCACGAGCCGCTGCAGTACATCACCGGCGACGTCCAGTTTCGTTCGCTCCGGCTCAAGGTCGATCGGCGCGCGCTGATCCCGCGGCCGGAGACAGAGGTGCTGGTCGGCGTCGTGCTCGAACACCTGCAACGGCAGACGACGTCCGTCCCGCGGGTGCTCGACCTCGGCACCGGCACCGGCGCGATCGCCCTCGCCATCCTGGCCGAGCACCCGGCAGCGACGGCCGTCGCGACGGACGTGTCGCTGGACGCGCTGGCGCTGGCAGGCGAGAATGCAGCGCTGACGGGCCACACCGGGCGGATCGAGCTGCTGCATGGCGACCTGTGGGACGCCGTGCCGGACGAGCGGTTCGACGTCGTCGTCTCGAACCCGCCGTACGTCGCGGAGCGCGAGGCGGCCGACCTCGCCCCCGAAGTGCGCGAGTGGGAGCCCGGCAGTGCGCTGTTCGCGGCCGCGGACGGGCTCGCGGTGCTGGAGCGCATCGTGGACGGTGCCGCGGCCCACCTGCAGCCCGGCGGATTGCTCGCCCTGGAGCTGGGGCTCGGGCAGGCCGAGGCCGTGGCAGCGCGCATCGATGCGACGCGCGCATTCGAGACCGCCCGTATCACGCAGGACCTGGCCGGACGCCCGCGCATCGTCAGCGCGGTGCGTGCGCCGGCGGAAGACAACGAGTAA
- a CDS encoding YlbF family regulator: MNEAMIEKARELGRMIGQTEEYKALGRARQNLDSDRDAVEALNALAELEAQIASALRSGQEPSQEAQQAYEASFGKLQGSTVYQALVAAQSNFDKVLGKVNDEIGKGIELGAQSRIILS; the protein is encoded by the coding sequence ATGAACGAAGCAATGATCGAAAAGGCACGCGAGCTCGGGCGCATGATCGGCCAGACGGAGGAGTACAAGGCGCTCGGCCGCGCGCGTCAGAACCTGGACAGCGATCGCGATGCGGTCGAGGCCCTCAACGCGCTCGCCGAGCTGGAGGCGCAGATCGCGAGCGCGCTGCGGAGTGGACAGGAGCCGTCGCAGGAGGCGCAGCAGGCGTACGAGGCGTCGTTCGGCAAGCTCCAGGGCTCGACGGTCTACCAGGCACTGGTCGCGGCACAGAGCAACTTCGACAAGGTGCTCGGCAAGGTGAACGACGAAATCGGGAAGGGCATCGAGCTCGGCGCGCAGTCGCGGATCATCCTTTCCTGA
- a CDS encoding CDP-alcohol phosphatidyltransferase family protein: protein MPSLDSLRGAVYGIIDPLTDWLSAKRVHPNALTTIGFFVTCSSALAYHQHHVRTAGFLILLGGFFDILDGRVARLTGLGSKFGAFYDSTLDRISEIVVFLGLLSLYNDYRLELGDVGMIYLIMLAMAGSLMISYTRARAEAMGLDCRVGLMPRAERVVLLGAASLFFGEAWDGLVLKGVILILAVLTNLTAFQRIVWVYQHARGVPLDE from the coding sequence ATGCCCAGCCTCGACAGCCTGCGCGGCGCAGTCTACGGCATCATCGATCCGCTCACCGACTGGCTGAGCGCAAAGCGTGTTCACCCGAACGCGCTCACGACGATCGGCTTCTTCGTGACCTGCAGCTCCGCGCTCGCCTACCATCAGCACCACGTGCGGACGGCTGGCTTTCTCATCCTGCTGGGCGGCTTCTTCGACATCCTGGACGGGCGCGTCGCGCGCCTGACCGGGCTGGGCAGCAAGTTCGGGGCGTTCTACGACTCGACGCTCGACCGCATCAGCGAGATCGTGGTCTTCCTCGGACTGCTCTCCCTCTACAACGACTACCGGCTCGAGCTCGGCGACGTCGGCATGATCTACCTGATCATGCTTGCAATGGCGGGCTCCCTGATGATCAGCTATACTCGCGCGCGGGCGGAGGCGATGGGGCTGGATTGCCGCGTCGGCCTGATGCCGCGCGCCGAGCGGGTCGTGCTGCTCGGCGCCGCATCGCTCTTCTTCGGCGAGGCGTGGGACGGACTGGTGCTGAAGGGCGTCATCCTCATCCTCGCCGTGCTCACGAACCTGACGGCCTTCCAGAGGATCGTCTGGGTCTATCAGCACGCGCGCGGCGTGCCGCTCGACGAGTAG